In Vibrio sp. 10N, the following proteins share a genomic window:
- the flgM gene encoding flagellar biosynthesis anti-sigma factor FlgM has translation MSNIKVDNIKYIVPNTQVDAVQQKKTEPDHKTRVKQVNLSQHEVSLLESSKTLFEGMDDIDAAKVEQIKAQIASGELVFDMDELAKVIARLDHGK, from the coding sequence ATGAGCAACATTAAGGTCGATAACATTAAGTACATCGTACCAAACACTCAGGTTGATGCGGTGCAACAGAAAAAGACAGAACCAGACCATAAGACAAGGGTCAAGCAAGTCAATCTGTCTCAGCATGAGGTGTCGTTACTGGAAAGTAGTAAGACGCTGTTTGAGGGTATGGACGATATCGATGCGGCCAAGGTGGAACAAATCAAGGCGCAAATCGCCTCTGGGGAGTTGGTGTTTGATATGGATGAGTTAGCCAAAGTAATCGCGAGGTTAGATCATGGAAAATAA